One Glutamicibacter halophytocola DNA segment encodes these proteins:
- a CDS encoding aldo/keto reductase → MTATATTASGAEACRLVLGTNVFGWTAGQEASHEILSSYVDGGGNFIDTADSYSFWAEGNAGGESERIIGSWLSGRSDRDQLIVATKVSHHPEFSGMSPENIRVAVEESLRRLGTECIDLYYAHFDDPSVPLEQSVQAMSELVDQGKIRSIGVSNYSSQRIEEWISIAKSAGYHVPIAIEPQYNLMERAVETDILPLASKHGLDVYPYYSLAHGFLSGKYRPGNLPQGARTSDASQYMDARGLSVLAVLDEIAKRRQVQPAAIAVAWIRGKNDVTAPIASARNLDQLSPLLSTMNLVLDEGEVQLLDEASRI, encoded by the coding sequence ATGACCGCAACTGCTACTACAGCCAGCGGAGCTGAAGCTTGTCGACTGGTTCTCGGCACCAATGTTTTCGGCTGGACTGCTGGCCAGGAAGCGTCGCACGAAATCTTGTCTTCGTATGTAGATGGTGGGGGCAACTTCATTGATACTGCGGATTCGTATTCCTTCTGGGCGGAAGGGAACGCTGGTGGGGAGTCTGAACGCATCATTGGCTCGTGGCTCTCGGGCCGCAGCGATAGAGACCAATTGATCGTCGCGACTAAGGTCAGCCATCATCCGGAATTCTCCGGCATGTCCCCGGAGAATATTCGAGTCGCCGTCGAGGAATCGCTTCGCCGGCTAGGAACCGAATGCATCGACCTCTACTACGCGCACTTTGATGATCCTTCTGTCCCTTTGGAACAAAGCGTCCAGGCTATGTCGGAATTAGTGGATCAAGGAAAAATCAGGTCGATTGGGGTGTCCAATTATTCGTCCCAGCGGATTGAAGAATGGATCAGCATAGCCAAAAGCGCGGGGTACCACGTGCCAATCGCCATCGAGCCCCAATACAACCTGATGGAACGCGCAGTTGAAACCGACATTCTTCCGCTAGCGTCCAAACACGGACTTGATGTATACCCTTACTATTCCTTGGCTCACGGTTTCCTTTCCGGAAAATACCGGCCAGGGAATCTTCCCCAGGGTGCAAGAACGTCTGACGCATCGCAATATATGGATGCCAGAGGGCTTTCAGTGCTGGCCGTTCTGGACGAGATCGCCAAGCGTCGTCAGGTGCAGCCAGCTGCCATCGCTGTGGCATGGATTCGCGGCAAAAACGACGTGACAGCGCCGATTGCCAGTGCACGCAACCTTGACCAGTTATCGCCTTTGCTCAGCACGATGAACCTGGTTCTCGATGAAGGCGAAGTGCAGCTTCTTGATGAGGCCTCCCGAATATAG
- a CDS encoding sugar porter family MFS transporter, translated as MSKHHHVTSQTALPPLKSGPHDKRLGLISLVACFGGLLFGYDTGVANGAEGPMAEELGLNLIQIGVVISSLVFAAAVGALVGGQISDAWGRRKSILLLAVLFFFGTMLVVFSPGGAEHGTFSPAGFAILVAGRIMLGLAVGGASTVVPVYLAELAPYEIRGSITGRNELAIVSGQLAAFVVNAIIASTLGGTVDGIWRIMFAVCALPALALFLGMLRMPESPRWLVEKRRYAEALKVLKTVRSSDRALAEINDVERIADEERGQGHTGLRALLSNKWLIRIVLVGIGVAMAQQLTGINSIMYYGTRVLEESGMTAQQAVLANIAFGVVAVIGGVFALRNMDRIDRRTTFTIGLSLTTVCHILIALAGMFLPEGTALRPIIIMVLVVAFVLSMQSFLNVAVWVWLAEIFPLHMRGLGIGISVFFGWGTNGVLTLLFPSLVSGIGITSSFFIFAGIGVLALIFVITQVPETRGRSLESLEEDVSTGAIYAVRANDSVPAAE; from the coding sequence ATGTCCAAACATCATCACGTCACAAGCCAAACAGCGCTACCGCCACTCAAATCTGGTCCCCATGACAAGCGTCTAGGGCTCATTTCCCTGGTGGCTTGCTTTGGAGGATTGCTCTTCGGATACGACACCGGTGTCGCCAATGGTGCCGAGGGGCCCATGGCTGAAGAGCTGGGACTGAATCTCATTCAGATCGGTGTTGTCATCAGTTCACTGGTATTCGCAGCAGCTGTCGGAGCCCTCGTAGGCGGGCAGATATCCGACGCATGGGGTCGGCGCAAGAGCATACTACTGTTAGCCGTTCTGTTCTTTTTTGGCACCATGCTCGTGGTCTTCTCACCTGGTGGAGCCGAGCACGGCACGTTCTCCCCCGCTGGCTTTGCGATACTTGTGGCAGGACGCATCATGCTTGGACTTGCAGTTGGAGGCGCCTCCACCGTCGTCCCTGTCTACCTGGCAGAACTTGCTCCGTATGAAATCCGCGGTTCCATAACCGGGCGAAACGAGTTGGCCATTGTGAGTGGGCAACTAGCTGCCTTCGTAGTCAATGCGATTATTGCCAGCACTCTAGGTGGAACCGTCGACGGCATCTGGCGCATCATGTTTGCGGTCTGCGCCTTGCCAGCCCTGGCTTTGTTCCTCGGAATGCTCCGCATGCCAGAATCCCCGCGCTGGCTGGTTGAAAAGCGGCGTTACGCAGAAGCCCTGAAAGTCCTTAAGACTGTTCGTTCTTCAGATCGCGCACTCGCCGAGATCAATGACGTCGAACGCATCGCCGACGAAGAACGCGGTCAAGGGCACACTGGTCTGCGTGCCTTGTTGTCCAACAAGTGGCTCATCCGCATCGTTCTGGTGGGGATCGGCGTAGCAATGGCCCAGCAACTTACCGGCATCAACTCGATCATGTACTACGGCACACGAGTTCTTGAAGAGTCCGGAATGACCGCTCAGCAAGCCGTCTTGGCAAATATCGCCTTCGGCGTTGTGGCCGTCATCGGCGGAGTATTCGCACTGCGCAACATGGACCGCATTGACCGGCGGACCACATTCACCATCGGCCTGTCGTTGACCACCGTGTGCCATATTCTGATTGCGCTCGCTGGAATGTTCCTCCCAGAAGGCACCGCTCTTCGCCCGATAATCATCATGGTTCTAGTCGTCGCTTTCGTGCTGTCCATGCAATCATTCTTGAATGTAGCGGTCTGGGTGTGGCTGGCAGAAATATTCCCGCTCCACATGCGCGGACTAGGCATCGGAATCTCGGTATTCTTCGGCTGGGGCACAAATGGTGTTCTTACTTTGCTGTTCCCGTCGCTGGTATCAGGTATTGGCATCACCAGCTCATTCTTCATTTTCGCGGGCATCGGGGTCCTGGCTCTGATCTTCGTGATCACGCAGGTGCCCGAAACTCGCGGCCGTTCGCTGGAGTCCTTGGAAGAGGATGTCTCCACAGGAGCTATTTACGCCGTGCGCGCCAACGACAGCGTTCCGGCAGCGGAATAG
- a CDS encoding TetR family transcriptional regulator, producing MPDSNSSTSQRLSGRPQSIDPDGVARIALELFDQHGYAQVSMAQIAEASGIGRKSLYRYFSSKADLVWGGALEAISVSEAALNTGRQTGLGLIESLHKATLAALQSLPDLEVARGRLRLIAEQPELLSQASLRMSPDRERTTRFFMEHGVNEEQAEYLTIAFGAVLFTACVRWAQSTQPDPAPFLANAVQVLQTPQGLD from the coding sequence ATGCCGGACAGCAACAGTTCCACTTCCCAGCGCCTCTCCGGGCGGCCGCAATCCATCGACCCGGATGGCGTGGCCCGGATTGCCTTGGAGTTGTTTGACCAACATGGCTATGCCCAAGTTTCAATGGCCCAGATTGCGGAAGCCTCTGGAATTGGGCGCAAGAGCCTGTACCGGTATTTCTCATCGAAAGCTGATCTCGTGTGGGGCGGGGCGCTTGAGGCAATTTCGGTTTCCGAAGCCGCTCTGAACACAGGGCGGCAAACCGGGCTGGGCCTGATCGAGTCCCTGCACAAGGCCACGCTGGCCGCCCTGCAGTCCTTGCCTGACTTGGAAGTTGCGCGGGGACGATTGCGCTTGATCGCAGAGCAGCCTGAATTGCTCTCGCAAGCGTCACTGCGCATGTCTCCGGATCGGGAACGAACCACGCGGTTCTTCATGGAACATGGAGTGAACGAAGAGCAAGCCGAATACCTGACCATAGCTTTCGGCGCAGTTCTTTTCACTGCATGCGTCCGCTGGGCGCAGTCCACCCAGCCGGATCCAGCGCCTTTTCTGGCTAACGCCGTACAGGTCCTCCAGACGCCACAGGGGCTCGACTAG
- a CDS encoding dioxygenase has product MTKQNHNVANEQAAVEEQLIQTVVDSFDNCTDPRLKELMQSLTKHLHAFIRDVRLTEPEWNAAIEFLTAAGHITDDKRQEFILLSDVFGASMQTINVNNEVHDNATEATVFGPFFVDDAPRIENGGDISGGAPGQPCWVEGTVKDTEGNPLPGARIEVWEADEEGFYDVQHSDGRVYGRAHLYSDENGAYSFWGLTPTPYPIPHDGPVGRLLENAGRSPMRASHLHFMVSSAGHRTLVTHIFVTGDELLTQDSVFGVKQSLIKDFVQQPLGTPTPDGRVLDEGSWARAQFDIVLPPEGG; this is encoded by the coding sequence ATGACCAAGCAAAACCATAATGTAGCCAACGAGCAAGCTGCAGTTGAAGAACAGCTGATCCAGACGGTCGTTGACTCATTCGACAACTGTACGGATCCTCGACTCAAAGAGTTGATGCAGTCCTTGACCAAGCATCTCCATGCCTTCATCCGAGACGTGCGGTTGACTGAACCCGAATGGAACGCGGCGATCGAGTTCCTGACCGCAGCAGGCCATATCACCGATGATAAGCGCCAGGAATTCATTCTGCTTTCAGACGTTTTCGGTGCTTCGATGCAGACCATCAACGTCAATAACGAAGTGCACGACAACGCTACGGAAGCGACCGTATTTGGCCCGTTCTTTGTTGACGATGCCCCTCGGATCGAGAACGGCGGAGATATCTCCGGCGGAGCTCCCGGACAGCCATGCTGGGTTGAAGGTACTGTGAAAGACACTGAGGGCAATCCCCTTCCCGGGGCACGCATCGAAGTCTGGGAGGCTGATGAAGAAGGCTTCTACGACGTGCAACACAGCGATGGGCGAGTATACGGGCGTGCGCATCTGTACAGCGACGAAAATGGCGCTTACAGTTTCTGGGGGCTGACTCCAACTCCATATCCGATCCCCCATGACGGTCCGGTTGGGCGCTTGCTGGAGAATGCCGGGCGCTCGCCAATGCGCGCTAGTCATTTGCACTTCATGGTCTCGTCAGCTGGTCACCGGACATTAGTGACCCACATTTTTGTTACTGGCGATGAGTTGCTGACCCAAGATTCCGTGTTCGGGGTTAAGCAGTCCCTGATCAAGGACTTTGTGCAGCAGCCACTCGGTACGCCGACACCAGATGGCCGAGTGCTTGATGAAGGTAGCTGGGCACGGGCCCAATTTGATATCGTGCTTCCGCCAGAGGGCGGATAA
- a CDS encoding SDR family NAD(P)-dependent oxidoreductase → MSTENTWQERIAAGRFTGKTIVVTGAGSGIGKATALRVAKEGGKVIAADISAGRLEELVAGNPELDFVVVAGDITEQEIADRVVAAGEGRIDGLANVAGIMDKFEPIHEVEDATWERVFNVNVNSILKLTRGVLPLMLDAGHGAVVNVASEAGLRGSAAGVAYTASKHAVIGMTKNSAVMYAKKGIRFNAVAPGAVQTNIEAPMDSVFAQEAIGPLMSIIPGLATASQLAASITFLLSEDSTNINGVVVASDGGWSAI, encoded by the coding sequence ATGAGCACGGAAAACACTTGGCAGGAACGGATCGCAGCAGGCCGGTTCACCGGCAAAACGATCGTCGTGACCGGAGCTGGATCTGGAATTGGCAAGGCCACGGCACTGCGCGTGGCCAAAGAGGGCGGCAAGGTTATTGCCGCAGACATCAGCGCTGGCAGGCTTGAAGAGCTGGTGGCTGGGAATCCCGAGTTGGACTTTGTTGTTGTGGCCGGCGATATCACCGAGCAAGAGATCGCTGACCGCGTTGTTGCCGCTGGCGAAGGAAGAATCGACGGCTTGGCAAACGTCGCGGGCATCATGGACAAGTTCGAGCCCATCCATGAAGTTGAGGATGCGACCTGGGAGCGGGTCTTCAACGTGAACGTCAATTCCATCTTGAAGCTAACTCGCGGTGTCCTGCCGCTGATGCTCGACGCAGGCCATGGAGCTGTAGTCAACGTTGCCTCCGAGGCTGGACTGCGCGGATCGGCTGCGGGAGTCGCCTACACGGCGTCCAAGCACGCGGTGATCGGAATGACGAAGAACTCGGCAGTCATGTATGCCAAGAAGGGGATACGGTTCAACGCTGTTGCCCCGGGAGCCGTGCAGACGAATATCGAGGCGCCGATGGATTCGGTGTTCGCCCAAGAAGCCATTGGCCCGCTCATGAGCATCATTCCAGGGCTGGCCACCGCTAGCCAGCTGGCCGCGTCCATAACCTTCCTGCTCAGTGAGGACAGTACCAACATCAATGGCGTAGTGGTGGCTTCCGACGGCGGGTGGAGCGCAATCTAG
- a CDS encoding Gfo/Idh/MocA family oxidoreductase: MKTLKLGLVGAGRIGQMHAKNLVTVKEKMAQRGVEIQILLADANAEVARRVAAELHVDSRESVADLLESGLDGFVITSNTASHPELLRLGFKYGVPMFCEKPVSSSVSDALPLLEEIRAAGAIVQVGHQRRFDAGYAEAKSRFAAGELGWLHSLRAVTGDAFPPSVDYIRTSGGIFRDVSVHDFDIIQWLTGKRIVEVCSWGSNKGDEEIGKAGDVDTSCAMLKLEDGTLASVTGTRYNGSGHDVRLDVHGSLATAVVGLDERSAFRSAEAGIEFPGGTPHETFAQRFHEAYVDELAGFVELILGERENPCTPFEAVTAALVADAAQLSLHKGQSVKIPALQDLLDGKAEPLEVA; encoded by the coding sequence TTGAAAACATTAAAACTTGGTCTGGTTGGAGCTGGGCGAATCGGTCAAATGCACGCGAAGAATCTAGTGACGGTCAAGGAGAAAATGGCGCAACGCGGCGTTGAAATTCAGATACTCCTCGCAGACGCCAACGCTGAGGTAGCGCGGCGGGTTGCTGCGGAGCTTCACGTTGATTCGCGCGAATCCGTGGCAGACCTCTTGGAATCGGGGTTGGATGGCTTTGTCATTACTTCCAATACCGCCTCTCACCCTGAGCTTCTCCGTTTGGGCTTCAAGTATGGCGTACCGATGTTCTGCGAGAAGCCGGTCTCCAGCAGTGTCTCCGACGCGCTTCCTCTGCTCGAAGAGATCCGTGCTGCAGGGGCAATAGTCCAGGTTGGCCACCAGCGTCGATTTGATGCGGGGTATGCGGAAGCTAAGAGCCGTTTCGCCGCCGGGGAGCTGGGTTGGTTGCATTCCTTGCGGGCGGTAACTGGTGATGCGTTTCCGCCGTCCGTTGATTACATCAGAACATCGGGTGGAATCTTCCGGGACGTGTCCGTCCATGATTTTGACATCATTCAATGGCTCACGGGCAAGAGGATCGTCGAAGTGTGCTCGTGGGGATCAAATAAGGGTGACGAGGAAATTGGGAAGGCCGGTGATGTTGATACCTCGTGCGCCATGTTGAAGCTTGAGGACGGCACTCTGGCATCGGTAACGGGAACCCGGTATAACGGCTCAGGCCATGATGTTCGACTGGATGTCCATGGATCGCTGGCTACCGCAGTGGTCGGACTTGATGAGCGGTCTGCTTTCCGGTCCGCGGAAGCCGGAATAGAATTCCCTGGTGGTACCCCGCACGAGACTTTCGCGCAGCGTTTCCATGAAGCCTATGTAGACGAGCTTGCGGGATTTGTTGAATTGATTCTGGGCGAGCGGGAGAACCCCTGCACGCCATTTGAGGCAGTGACAGCGGCGCTGGTCGCCGATGCGGCGCAGTTGTCTTTGCACAAGGGGCAAAGCGTGAAAATTCCGGCACTTCAGGATCTCCTTGACGGCAAGGCCGAGCCACTTGAAGTTGCCTAG
- a CDS encoding maleylacetate reductase has protein sequence MTNLNTEQGLEFSYQALPMRVKFGVGSLQELPAELDALGLKRVLVICSPEQQATGQMVADALGDRAAGILPEAVMHVPEEAALSASQKATELGADGCVTVGGGSAIGLGKAIALKHSLPIIAVPTTYAGSEMTPVWGLTSNGRKQTGKDPRVLPTSVVYDPSLTATLPVGMSVTSAINAIAHAVEALYAPDATPIISLMAEEGVKALTQALPLIVDDPSNLENRAQALYGSWLCGATLGATTMSLHHKLCHALGGTLNLPHAQTHTVVLPYALAFNQVAAPGAKAALSRALGGADDPALELWNLAERLGAPRSLSELGMEESDIQRIAEEVVGYSYGNPRAIDLESIQGLLSDAWRGSQPQANPGL, from the coding sequence ATGACTAATCTGAACACGGAGCAGGGTCTTGAATTTAGCTACCAGGCTTTGCCGATGAGAGTTAAGTTCGGTGTCGGATCCTTGCAGGAGCTTCCCGCAGAGCTGGACGCGTTGGGCTTAAAGCGCGTGCTGGTAATCTGTTCGCCAGAGCAGCAGGCAACGGGGCAGATGGTGGCCGACGCGCTAGGCGATCGAGCCGCCGGAATCCTCCCGGAAGCAGTGATGCATGTTCCGGAAGAAGCTGCGCTTTCTGCCAGCCAGAAGGCTACTGAACTCGGCGCTGACGGTTGCGTAACCGTCGGGGGAGGTTCTGCCATAGGACTGGGCAAGGCTATTGCGCTTAAGCACAGCCTGCCGATTATCGCCGTTCCGACAACTTACGCAGGTTCCGAGATGACTCCGGTCTGGGGGCTGACCAGCAACGGCCGCAAGCAAACTGGCAAAGACCCTCGAGTGCTGCCAACGAGTGTTGTGTATGATCCGTCCTTGACGGCCACCTTGCCGGTGGGAATGTCCGTGACGAGCGCAATCAACGCCATCGCACATGCGGTTGAAGCGCTGTACGCTCCGGATGCCACTCCGATCATTTCATTGATGGCTGAAGAAGGCGTAAAGGCTCTAACGCAAGCATTGCCACTGATTGTGGATGATCCAAGCAACCTGGAAAACCGGGCGCAAGCCTTGTACGGATCCTGGCTTTGCGGCGCTACGCTGGGTGCCACCACGATGTCGTTGCATCACAAACTGTGCCATGCGCTAGGAGGAACGCTTAACCTTCCGCACGCTCAGACGCACACCGTGGTCCTTCCCTACGCTTTGGCGTTCAACCAGGTTGCTGCACCCGGCGCCAAGGCAGCCTTGTCGCGGGCATTGGGCGGAGCAGACGATCCGGCACTTGAACTGTGGAACCTCGCAGAAAGGCTGGGCGCCCCTCGTTCCCTATCCGAGCTGGGCATGGAAGAGAGCGACATTCAGCGGATTGCTGAAGAGGTTGTCGGGTACTCCTATGGGAATCCACGCGCCATAGACCTGGAATCTATTCAGGGATTGCTTAGCGACGCTTGGCGAGGTAGCCAGCCACAAGCCAACCCCGGACTTTGA
- a CDS encoding aldo/keto reductase, whose translation MGQQGSVNSIELGQGLKVTEQGFGCMSLSSAYGAADDAESLRTVNHVIDSGVTFLDTANIYGAGHNESLLAEVLKTRRNEVTLATKAGIVRPKNPGDPRANGSPAFIKECLDESLKRLGVEHIDLYYYHRVDSRVPIEDTVGAYKELVDAGKVSHIGLSEVTADELRRAHKVHPITAIQMEYSIFSRDIERWLLPAASELGVGLVSYASLGRGYFTGEVDSLDQLDATDVRRNFPRFEDARMKNNLPLRAIIGETARREGITTAQLSLAWVYEQARAQNVEVSPIPGTRYSAHFDDNLRSLDVRLSADSMASLNALADQVDGERQADIMSVSKGREEEQMLGAN comes from the coding sequence ATGGGACAGCAAGGAAGCGTAAACAGCATCGAACTTGGCCAAGGGCTAAAGGTCACCGAACAGGGGTTTGGATGCATGTCCTTGAGCAGCGCCTATGGAGCTGCTGATGATGCAGAATCCCTGCGCACCGTGAACCATGTGATCGATTCCGGAGTCACCTTCCTGGATACCGCGAACATCTACGGCGCCGGACACAACGAAAGCCTGCTCGCCGAAGTACTCAAGACCCGCCGCAACGAAGTCACGCTTGCAACCAAAGCCGGGATAGTCCGCCCCAAAAATCCGGGTGACCCGCGCGCCAACGGCTCCCCCGCCTTCATCAAGGAATGCCTCGACGAAAGTCTGAAGCGCCTGGGCGTGGAACATATCGACCTGTACTACTACCACCGAGTCGATAGCAGGGTGCCGATTGAAGATACCGTCGGCGCCTACAAGGAACTGGTCGACGCCGGCAAAGTAAGCCATATCGGATTGTCCGAAGTGACCGCCGATGAATTGCGCCGCGCGCACAAAGTGCACCCGATCACCGCCATTCAAATGGAGTACTCCATTTTCAGCCGCGACATTGAACGCTGGTTGCTGCCGGCCGCCAGCGAGCTCGGCGTGGGCCTGGTCAGCTACGCATCCCTGGGCCGCGGCTACTTCACCGGAGAAGTTGATTCATTGGATCAGCTGGATGCGACCGACGTCCGCCGGAACTTCCCGCGGTTCGAAGACGCCCGAATGAAGAATAATCTCCCGCTACGCGCAATCATCGGGGAAACTGCGCGGCGTGAAGGAATTACCACCGCGCAGCTCTCGCTGGCTTGGGTTTATGAGCAGGCCCGGGCCCAGAACGTCGAGGTCTCGCCGATCCCGGGAACCCGCTACTCCGCCCACTTCGATGACAATCTGCGGTCCTTGGATGTCCGGCTTTCAGCAGACTCAATGGCCTCGCTGAACGCGTTGGCTGATCAAGTCGACGGCGAGCGCCAGGCTGACATCATGTCGGTGTCCAAGGGTCGCGAAGAAGAACAGATGCTGGGTGCCAATTAG
- a CDS encoding cation:dicarboxylate symporter family transporter — MKMKSPDDLTFQEPSAKKPFYTSLFFQLGIAIAAGVLIGHFLPKVGSELRPLGDGFIMLIKMIIAPLIFLVIVTGIAAVGDVKAVGRVGVKALLYFTCATVFALIFGLIVANLAQPGAGLNIDPSTLDTTTLEEKSGEAKNAADFILGIIPVSVIGAFAENNLLQVLFFSVFFGSAIVVVGQERCAPLLAVFENILELIFKVMSWVMRVAPLGAFGAMGFIIGQYGIETLGTYAKLILACYTAALLFIGILFLVAWIFARVPLWQFIKYTREEFLLALGTASTESVMPRIMTKLTNAGCSRATTGLVVPTGYSFNLDGAAIYLSISLLFLAQAFGHDLSFGQQLAALGVLLLTSKGMAGVPGSSFLALSATAAALGIFPVAGVALLLGADRIMDSMRVAVNLLGNCVATFVVAKWEGQFDRETMKRAFAGEITNEDTARMLGRDEEWEEMEAERLASGNAPSPKFGGGPTPDALPRIDMQPAAEAASATPDEDSPQVAAQSKS; from the coding sequence ATGAAAATGAAATCGCCCGACGACTTGACCTTCCAAGAACCGTCAGCTAAAAAACCCTTCTACACGTCGTTGTTTTTCCAACTCGGCATTGCTATTGCAGCTGGCGTATTGATTGGGCATTTCCTTCCAAAAGTAGGATCAGAACTTCGCCCATTGGGTGACGGGTTCATCATGTTGATCAAGATGATCATCGCCCCACTGATCTTCCTCGTTATCGTTACCGGCATCGCCGCCGTAGGCGACGTGAAAGCCGTAGGCCGAGTGGGCGTCAAAGCCCTGCTGTACTTCACCTGCGCAACCGTCTTTGCATTGATCTTCGGCCTGATCGTCGCCAACCTCGCTCAGCCCGGGGCTGGACTGAACATCGACCCTTCCACCTTGGACACCACCACCCTGGAAGAAAAGTCCGGCGAGGCAAAGAACGCCGCCGACTTCATCCTGGGCATCATCCCGGTAAGCGTCATTGGCGCCTTTGCCGAAAACAACCTGTTGCAGGTCTTGTTCTTCTCGGTCTTCTTCGGTTCCGCCATTGTCGTGGTCGGCCAAGAACGCTGCGCGCCATTGCTGGCAGTATTCGAAAACATCCTGGAGCTGATCTTCAAGGTCATGAGCTGGGTTATGCGCGTCGCTCCTTTGGGCGCATTCGGCGCCATGGGATTCATCATCGGCCAGTACGGCATCGAAACCCTGGGCACCTACGCAAAGCTGATTCTCGCCTGCTACACCGCAGCACTTTTGTTCATCGGCATCCTGTTCCTGGTGGCATGGATCTTCGCCCGAGTCCCGCTGTGGCAATTCATCAAATACACCCGCGAAGAATTCCTCCTCGCGCTGGGCACCGCGTCAACTGAATCCGTGATGCCTCGCATCATGACCAAGCTGACCAATGCAGGTTGCTCGCGTGCCACAACCGGGCTGGTTGTACCCACCGGATATTCCTTCAACCTTGATGGCGCAGCGATCTACCTGTCGATTTCCCTGCTCTTCCTGGCCCAGGCTTTTGGACATGACCTGAGCTTCGGCCAGCAGCTGGCAGCACTCGGTGTCCTGCTGCTGACTTCCAAGGGCATGGCAGGCGTTCCCGGCTCGTCCTTCCTGGCATTGTCGGCCACCGCAGCCGCCCTGGGCATCTTCCCGGTTGCCGGCGTCGCATTGCTGCTGGGCGCGGACCGCATCATGGATTCCATGCGCGTCGCCGTGAACCTGCTCGGCAACTGCGTGGCAACGTTCGTAGTTGCCAAGTGGGAAGGGCAGTTCGACCGCGAGACGATGAAGCGTGCCTTCGCAGGTGAGATCACCAACGAAGACACCGCCCGAATGCTGGGACGAGATGAAGAGTGGGAAGAGATGGAAGCCGAACGCCTGGCTAGCGGCAACGCTCCATCGCCGAAGTTCGGCGGAGGCCCGACCCCGGACGCCTTGCCACGAATCGACATGCAACCGGCAGCTGAAGCGGCTTCGGCAACACCGGACGAAGATTCACCACAGGTCGCAGCACAGTCGAAGTCATGA